A window of Christiangramia forsetii KT0803 contains these coding sequences:
- a CDS encoding acyl-CoA carboxylase subunit beta, whose translation MSQNLDKLKEKIAEAHKGGGEKRIAKQHEKKKLTARERVEYLLDENSFEEIGILVTHRTTDFGMEKQKFYGDGVITGYGTIHGRLIYVFAQDFTVFGGSLSETHAEKICKIMDMAVKVGAPLIGLNDSGGARIQEGVKSLGGYADIFHRNVKASGVVPQISAIMGPCAGGAVYSPAMTDFTLMVEDTSYMFVTGPNVVKTVTNENVTSEELGGASTHSTKSGVTHVTAANDIICLENIKQMISYMPQNNQTPPEKLDFELGDEHREVLENIVPDSSNKPYDMHEVIKGIIDDDSFFEIHKNYAENIIVGFSRIGGRSVGVIANQPMSLAGVLDVDSSKKAARFTRFCDCFNIPLLVLVDVPGFLPGTDQEWNGIILHGAKLLYALSEATVPKVTVITRKAYGGAYDVMNSKHIGADFNFAWPTAEIAVMGAKGASEIIFRKEIAQSDDPEKKLAEKEAEYAEKFATPFEAAQRGFIDEVIMPKDTRRKLIRAFSALENKHVLRPNRKHGNIPL comes from the coding sequence ATGAGTCAGAACCTAGATAAATTAAAGGAAAAAATTGCTGAAGCCCATAAAGGTGGAGGTGAAAAGCGAATTGCCAAACAACACGAGAAAAAGAAGTTAACTGCCCGTGAGCGTGTAGAATATTTGTTAGATGAGAATTCATTTGAAGAGATTGGGATTTTAGTCACCCACCGTACTACCGATTTTGGTATGGAAAAACAGAAATTCTATGGAGATGGTGTGATCACCGGTTATGGGACTATTCATGGCAGACTGATTTATGTCTTCGCTCAGGATTTTACTGTTTTTGGAGGTTCGCTATCAGAAACACACGCCGAAAAGATCTGCAAGATCATGGATATGGCGGTAAAAGTAGGAGCACCACTTATTGGACTGAATGATTCTGGCGGAGCGCGTATACAGGAGGGAGTGAAATCACTCGGTGGTTATGCCGATATTTTCCACCGTAATGTAAAAGCTTCTGGCGTGGTTCCTCAAATTTCAGCCATCATGGGGCCTTGTGCCGGCGGAGCTGTTTATTCTCCTGCAATGACAGATTTTACGCTGATGGTAGAGGATACTTCTTATATGTTTGTAACCGGACCTAACGTGGTAAAAACGGTGACTAATGAAAATGTAACTTCAGAAGAGCTTGGTGGAGCAAGTACGCATTCCACGAAATCTGGAGTTACGCATGTTACTGCGGCGAATGATATTATTTGTTTGGAGAATATCAAGCAGATGATCAGTTACATGCCTCAAAATAATCAAACTCCTCCTGAAAAACTGGATTTTGAATTGGGGGATGAACATCGCGAAGTTCTGGAGAATATTGTTCCTGATAGTTCTAACAAACCTTATGATATGCATGAGGTGATAAAGGGAATTATAGATGACGATTCTTTTTTTGAGATCCATAAGAATTATGCCGAAAATATAATTGTTGGATTTTCCAGGATTGGTGGTAGAAGTGTGGGAGTAATTGCCAATCAACCAATGAGCCTTGCCGGAGTTTTGGATGTAGATTCTTCTAAGAAAGCAGCGAGATTTACCAGGTTCTGTGACTGTTTTAATATACCGCTTTTAGTGTTAGTAGATGTTCCAGGATTTTTACCGGGAACAGACCAGGAATGGAACGGGATCATTTTGCATGGAGCTAAGCTGCTTTATGCTTTAAGTGAGGCAACAGTGCCGAAAGTGACCGTTATTACCAGAAAAGCTTACGGAGGTGCTTACGATGTGATGAATTCCAAACATATTGGCGCCGATTTCAATTTTGCCTGGCCAACTGCGGAAATTGCCGTGATGGGAGCAAAAGGTGCTTCGGAAATCATTTTCAGAAAAGAAATTGCACAGTCCGATGATCCTGAAAAGAAACTGGCAGAAAAGGAAGCAGAATATGCTGAAAAATTCGCTACTCCTTTTGAAGCTGCCCAACGTGGATTTATCGATGAGGTGATCATGCCGAAAGATACCCGTAGAAAACTAATAAGAGCGTTCAGTGCGCTGGAGAACAAGCATGTTTTGAGACCGAATAGAAAACATGGGAATATCCCATTATAA
- a CDS encoding D-isomer specific 2-hydroxyacid dehydrogenase family protein yields MKFNKIVCVDNTKLNDEALDELQKLSDDEVEVYTDYPDSNEEIIERIGEAEAVIVSWHTELDEEIIKACSNLKYIGMACSLYDDESANVAVKFARQNGITVKGTKDYGDPGVAEFIISELIQLLNGYKGKQWEEMPRELTNLKVGIIGLGVTGQLLAECLMPFEADLFYFSRTRKPDWENKGVSYLPLNDLLEHCEVISFHLPKNAKTVGEEEFKKLGSGKILINTSLGLAFEVEYFQQWIKSDGNYAIFDGDGKKELSHDILSSKNIISQDASAGWSSQTLKRLSNKVLHNLKEYCEDH; encoded by the coding sequence ATGAAATTCAATAAAATAGTCTGTGTAGATAATACCAAGCTAAATGACGAAGCACTCGATGAACTGCAGAAATTGAGTGATGATGAAGTTGAGGTGTATACAGATTATCCTGATTCTAATGAGGAGATTATTGAAAGAATAGGTGAGGCCGAAGCAGTAATAGTTTCATGGCATACTGAGCTGGACGAAGAGATTATTAAAGCTTGTTCAAATTTGAAATATATCGGGATGGCTTGTAGTCTTTACGATGATGAGTCCGCTAATGTAGCGGTGAAATTTGCCAGACAAAATGGAATTACAGTAAAGGGGACTAAAGATTACGGAGATCCTGGAGTGGCAGAATTTATAATTTCAGAACTCATTCAATTACTCAATGGTTATAAGGGCAAACAGTGGGAAGAAATGCCCCGGGAACTAACCAATCTTAAAGTTGGAATTATTGGCCTGGGGGTGACTGGCCAATTGCTCGCTGAATGCTTAATGCCATTTGAAGCGGATCTTTTTTATTTCTCCAGAACCAGAAAACCAGATTGGGAAAATAAAGGGGTGAGCTACCTGCCCTTAAATGATCTTCTAGAACATTGCGAGGTGATTTCCTTCCACCTTCCAAAAAATGCGAAGACGGTAGGAGAGGAGGAGTTTAAAAAACTCGGTTCCGGAAAAATTCTTATTAATACTTCGCTGGGCTTAGCTTTTGAAGTGGAATATTTTCAGCAATGGATAAAGAGTGATGGTAATTATGCTATTTTCGATGGAGATGGAAAAAAGGAACTATCTCATGATATTTTGAGTTCAAAAAATATTATATCCCAGGATGCCAGCGCTGGCTGGTCTTCTCAAACCCTCAAAAGACTTTCTAATAAAGTACTGCATAATTTAAAAGAATATTGTGAAGATCACTAG
- a CDS encoding YeeE/YedE family protein, with protein sequence MDLILQPWPWYVAGPLIALIMFLLIFMGKQFGMSSNLRTICTMCGADEKASFFDFNWREQKWNLIVIVGAAIGGFIAMNLLTPDAAVAINPETVTTLQGLGFESAGKAYLPDELYSLEALTDWKALSILIIGGLLIGFGARWAGGCTSGHAISGLSNLQLPSLIAVTGFFIGGLVMVHLLFPLIF encoded by the coding sequence ATGGATTTGATCTTACAACCGTGGCCCTGGTATGTTGCCGGACCACTGATAGCTTTAATAATGTTCCTTCTCATTTTCATGGGCAAGCAATTCGGGATGTCCTCGAATCTACGAACCATTTGTACCATGTGCGGAGCAGATGAAAAAGCAAGTTTTTTTGATTTTAACTGGCGTGAACAAAAATGGAACCTTATCGTAATAGTTGGGGCAGCCATTGGAGGCTTTATTGCGATGAATTTATTAACTCCTGATGCCGCAGTGGCTATAAACCCTGAAACAGTGACAACACTGCAAGGTCTTGGCTTTGAAAGTGCCGGTAAAGCCTATCTTCCAGATGAACTTTATAGTTTGGAAGCTTTGACCGATTGGAAAGCCTTAAGCATTTTAATAATTGGCGGGTTGTTGATTGGTTTTGGAGCAAGATGGGCTGGAGGATGTACTTCTGGACATGCCATATCAGGATTAAGTAATTTGCAATTACCCTCGTTAATTGCAGTAACTGGATTCTTTATTGGTGGTCTCGTGATGGTCCATTTATTATTTCCCTTAATATTTTAG
- a CDS encoding YeeE/YedE family protein, with amino-acid sequence MRVIGYLVIGIFFGIVMFKSEAASWFRIYEMFQFQSFHMYGIIGSALVIGILGIRLIKRKKLKDFNGEEIQFSPKDKSFSRYMFGGILFGLGWALAGACPGPIYTLIGAGYIPVIVVFLAAIFGTFVYGLLRNKLPH; translated from the coding sequence ATGAGAGTAATAGGATATTTAGTTATAGGTATATTTTTTGGAATCGTAATGTTCAAGTCTGAAGCAGCTTCATGGTTCAGAATCTATGAAATGTTTCAGTTCCAGTCTTTCCATATGTACGGGATCATCGGTTCTGCATTGGTAATAGGCATTCTTGGAATTCGATTGATTAAAAGAAAGAAATTAAAAGACTTTAATGGAGAGGAAATTCAATTTTCGCCAAAAGATAAAAGCTTTAGCAGGTATATGTTTGGAGGTATACTTTTCGGTTTGGGCTGGGCTCTTGCGGGTGCCTGTCCGGGACCTATTTATACCCTGATTGGAGCAGGATATATTCCGGTGATTGTTGTTTTTCTTGCAGCTATTTTTGGAACTTTCGTTTATGGACTTTTACGGAATAAGCTACCGCACTAG
- a CDS encoding cupin domain-containing protein translates to MKYIKTYLIASILFTIPFLNLHAQDAAKIDPEHYKVEFENEQLRILRINYGPGEESVMHAHPEGVVVFLSDSKGEMKMEDGKTFTMDEKAGKVMWTPPTKHDPSNVSDKEFEIIQIELKNNGKSSGKKSLHLFELPEGVGEKQLNDYLKEMNKAISDEGYPEAGYHLYKITDENKEYKYFMEGIWPDSATYDKIHNSEKWKAAAEKGKAMFEKIQAQELYLKAEKVK, encoded by the coding sequence ATGAAATACATAAAAACATATCTCATTGCCTCCATATTATTCACTATTCCATTTTTAAATTTACATGCACAGGATGCAGCCAAAATAGATCCTGAGCATTATAAAGTAGAATTTGAAAATGAACAGCTTAGGATTTTACGCATAAATTACGGGCCAGGGGAAGAATCTGTAATGCATGCTCATCCAGAGGGCGTGGTAGTTTTTCTCTCAGATTCTAAGGGAGAAATGAAAATGGAAGATGGTAAAACTTTTACTATGGATGAAAAAGCCGGAAAAGTAATGTGGACGCCGCCAACTAAACACGATCCAAGCAATGTAAGTGATAAGGAATTTGAGATTATTCAGATTGAACTAAAGAACAATGGAAAATCATCGGGTAAAAAAAGTCTGCACTTATTTGAACTTCCGGAAGGTGTAGGCGAAAAGCAACTGAATGATTATTTAAAAGAAATGAATAAAGCCATTAGCGATGAAGGTTATCCGGAAGCGGGATATCATCTATATAAAATTACAGATGAAAACAAGGAGTATAAATACTTTATGGAAGGAATATGGCCAGACTCAGCTACCTACGATAAAATCCATAATTCTGAAAAATGGAAAGCTGCTGCGGAAAAAGGTAAAGCCATGTTTGAAAAAATCCAGGCTCAGGAATTATATCTAAAAGCTGAGAAAGTAAAATAA
- a CDS encoding NAD-dependent epimerase/dehydratase family protein has translation MENVGITGGAGFIGSHITKKFLDAGYKVKVSVTNISKSDRYEHLFKLGNEDNLSIQALDVQNIEDLKDFSGDCDILVHCGTPFKLGVEDPEKDLYLPTIKGTENFLQVLKEQKNIDKVIFVASVASYNTSFPYPVATKSEDHVYTELDQPYLDEAHIPYAQAKYYADQAVRKFINLNPDINFEIISVSPVAVIGNALSNREDSTSVGLQHLFKSGEATDPFTKTLFEEDVEFAMVDVEDVANGIFKLAQSHGNHGKNYLLTSESWKVSDISRMLNGKAPEGNPRTVYSNELAKKDLRMQFKPVSEPLKRFSQALENGKEI, from the coding sequence ATGGAAAATGTTGGAATAACAGGTGGCGCAGGTTTTATAGGAAGTCATATCACAAAGAAATTTCTTGATGCCGGCTATAAAGTAAAAGTTTCGGTAACGAATATCTCTAAGAGTGACAGGTATGAACATCTTTTTAAACTAGGGAATGAAGATAATCTTTCCATCCAGGCACTGGATGTTCAGAATATAGAAGATCTAAAGGATTTTTCTGGTGATTGCGATATTCTGGTACATTGCGGCACCCCATTTAAATTAGGCGTTGAAGATCCTGAAAAGGATCTTTATCTGCCTACAATTAAAGGAACGGAGAATTTTCTGCAAGTCTTGAAAGAGCAGAAAAATATAGATAAAGTGATCTTTGTAGCTTCAGTGGCTTCTTATAATACGTCTTTCCCCTACCCGGTCGCCACAAAAAGCGAAGACCATGTTTACACGGAATTGGACCAGCCTTATTTGGACGAAGCGCATATCCCTTATGCGCAGGCCAAATATTATGCAGATCAGGCCGTTAGAAAATTTATCAATCTCAATCCCGATATTAATTTTGAAATTATTAGTGTCTCGCCGGTAGCCGTCATTGGAAATGCTCTATCTAACAGAGAAGATTCCACTTCCGTAGGGTTGCAACATCTATTTAAATCTGGTGAAGCTACAGATCCTTTTACAAAAACTCTTTTTGAGGAAGATGTAGAGTTTGCCATGGTAGATGTGGAAGATGTTGCCAACGGAATCTTTAAGCTAGCTCAAAGTCATGGAAACCATGGTAAGAATTACTTGCTTACCAGTGAAAGCTGGAAGGTATCTGATATTTCCAGAATGCTAAATGGAAAAGCACCTGAAGGAAATCCCAGGACGGTCTATAGCAATGAACTCGCAAAAAAGGATCTTAGAATGCAATTTAAGCCTGTTAGTGAACCCCTGAAAAGATTTAGCCAGGCTTTGGAGAACGGAAAAGAAATTTAG
- a CDS encoding nuclear transport factor 2 family protein, producing the protein MKKLIIIALATMLVASCNNGNKEEEVRYSQDSEEINTFKAAIQDYEKADWEAMKKHYADTAQVFHNTNDGKSIADIIKGHKEDGANLSSYSFIDEENEYEMVLTDDGNTWVNFWGDWKATLSGSGKEVIIPVHLTAQFENGKIAREHGYWDNSIMIMAMQETDSLANSNDPANSQDN; encoded by the coding sequence ATGAAAAAGTTAATCATAATTGCACTTGCTACAATGCTTGTAGCTTCCTGCAACAACGGAAATAAAGAGGAAGAAGTAAGGTATAGTCAGGATTCTGAAGAAATAAACACTTTTAAGGCTGCAATTCAGGATTATGAAAAAGCCGACTGGGAAGCCATGAAAAAGCATTATGCAGATACTGCCCAGGTATTCCACAATACTAACGATGGGAAAAGTATAGCAGATATCATTAAAGGACACAAAGAAGACGGAGCAAATTTATCCAGTTATAGCTTTATTGATGAAGAAAATGAGTATGAAATGGTGCTAACAGATGATGGAAATACCTGGGTTAATTTCTGGGGAGACTGGAAAGCAACTCTTTCCGGTAGTGGTAAAGAAGTTATAATTCCCGTTCATCTAACCGCACAATTTGAAAATGGAAAGATAGCAAGAGAACATGGTTATTGGGATAACTCAATTATGATAATGGCTATGCAGGAGACAGATTCGCTCGCAAACAGTAACGATCCCGCCAATAGTCAGGATAATTAA